A genomic stretch from Candidatus Omnitrophota bacterium includes:
- the uvrB gene encoding excinuclease ABC subunit UvrB, giving the protein MNTFKIKTKLKPRGDQPKAIKELTLALRGEERFHTLLGVTGSGKTFTLAQVINNINKPALVISHNKTLAAQLYSEFKELFPDNAVEYFVSYYDYYQPEAYVPATDTYIEKDSSINDRLDRLRLSATCSLMSRQDVIIVASVSCIYNLGSPRDYKESLVVVDEGQSINRDELILRFIDIQYERNDYEFIRGRIRVRGDVVEVFPAYKDKAVRIEFEGDVAARITEFEPVSAKPISRLSSIAVYPAKHFIVGEDSVAAAEKGILEELRLRLEELRSRGKLLEAQRLESRTRYDLEMLKEIGYCHGIENYSRHLSGRPAGSRPYCLIDYFPRGFITVIDESHVTLPQIAGMYEGDKARKDTLVEYGFRLPSCLDNRPLKYDEFEAITGKTVFVSATPAEKELNKSGSRVVEQIIRPTGLPDPQIIIRPTEGQIEDLIKEIRSRAERKERTLVTTLTKRMAEDLASYLQEKGINVRHLHSEIETIERSRILRDLRLKKFDCLVGINLLREGLDLPEVSLVAILDADKEGFLRSATSLIQTSGRAARNLNGTVIMYADSVTKSMRKAIDESNRRREKQIRYNKSNKITPASVKKAVKDGIEDLCKAESVVLDSAGLAEEQNDLYEYISELQYQMELAARNLQFEKAAQLRDKIKELKIATDDRHRQH; this is encoded by the coding sequence GTGAATACCTTCAAGATAAAGACAAAGCTAAAGCCGCGCGGCGACCAGCCAAAGGCCATAAAGGAGCTTACGCTGGCATTGCGGGGCGAAGAGCGGTTTCACACGCTCCTGGGCGTAACCGGTTCCGGCAAGACCTTTACTTTAGCGCAGGTAATAAACAATATAAACAAGCCGGCGCTGGTGATATCGCATAACAAGACGCTGGCAGCGCAGTTATACAGCGAGTTTAAGGAGCTGTTCCCGGATAATGCCGTAGAGTATTTCGTCAGTTATTACGATTATTATCAACCGGAGGCATACGTGCCTGCCACGGATACCTATATAGAGAAGGATTCTTCAATAAACGACCGGCTGGACCGGCTGCGGCTTTCCGCGACCTGTTCGCTTATGTCAAGGCAGGACGTGATCATAGTCGCCTCGGTGTCGTGCATATATAATCTGGGCTCTCCGCGGGATTATAAGGAGAGCCTGGTAGTGGTGGATGAAGGCCAGAGCATAAACCGCGATGAGCTCATACTTCGTTTTATAGATATACAATATGAACGCAATGATTATGAATTTATCAGGGGCAGGATAAGGGTGCGCGGAGACGTAGTGGAGGTGTTCCCGGCATATAAGGATAAGGCGGTAAGGATAGAGTTTGAAGGGGATGTTGCCGCCAGGATAACGGAATTTGAGCCGGTCAGCGCGAAGCCGATAAGCCGGCTTTCAAGCATCGCCGTTTACCCTGCCAAGCATTTTATAGTAGGCGAGGACAGCGTTGCCGCGGCAGAGAAGGGCATACTTGAAGAATTGCGCCTTCGGCTTGAGGAGTTAAGGTCCCGCGGCAAGCTGCTTGAGGCGCAGCGCCTGGAGTCGCGCACCAGGTATGACCTTGAGATGCTTAAGGAGATCGGCTATTGCCACGGCATAGAAAATTATTCCCGGCACCTGAGCGGCAGGCCTGCCGGCTCAAGGCCGTATTGCCTCATAGATTACTTTCCGCGGGGATTTATTACCGTCATTGATGAGTCGCACGTAACGCTCCCGCAGATAGCGGGGATGTATGAAGGCGATAAGGCGCGCAAAGATACGCTGGTTGAATACGGCTTCCGCCTGCCTTCCTGCCTGGATAACCGGCCCTTGAAATACGATGAGTTTGAGGCCATAACCGGAAAGACAGTATTTGTTTCGGCTACGCCGGCAGAGAAGGAACTGAATAAAAGCGGCTCGCGCGTGGTAGAACAGATAATCAGGCCGACCGGCCTGCCCGATCCTCAGATAATAATAAGGCCTACGGAAGGCCAGATAGAAGACCTTATTAAGGAGATACGCTCGCGCGCGGAGCGTAAAGAAAGGACGCTGGTCACTACCTTGACCAAGCGGATGGCCGAAGACCTGGCATCGTACCTTCAGGAGAAAGGCATCAATGTCAGGCACCTTCATTCGGAAATAGAGACCATAGAGCGCAGCAGGATACTTAGGGACCTGCGCCTGAAAAAATTTGACTGCCTGGTAGGCATAAATCTTTTAAGGGAGGGGCTGGACCTGCCCGAGGTATCGCTTGTGGCGATACTTGACGCGGATAAGGAGGGGTTCCTAAGGTCAGCCACTTCTCTGATACAGACATCAGGCAGGGCAGCCAGGAACCTGAACGGCACGGTGATAATGTACGCCGACAGCGTTACAAAATCAATGCGCAAGGCGATAGATGAAAGCAACCGCAGGAGAGAGAAGCAGATACGATACAATAAAAGCAACAAGATAACCCCGGCATCCGTAAAGAAGGCGGTAAAAGACGGCATAGAGGATCTGTGCAAGGCAGAGTCAGTGGTGCTGGATTCAGCGGGATTGGCCGAGGAGCAGAACGACCTTTATGAATACATTTCTGAGCTGCAGTACCAGATGGAGCTTGCCGCGCGTAATCTGCAGTTTGAGAAAGCGGCGCAGCTTCGCGATAAAATTAAGGAGTTAAAAATTGCTACTGACGATAGACATAGGCAACACTAA
- the rplL gene encoding 50S ribosomal protein L7/L12, with amino-acid sequence MAEGKTEVKVEGKIGDLIKSIETMSVLELSEFVKALEEKFGVSAAMPMMAAGAAPQAGAAGAEAAEEKTSFTVVITSAGANKIAVIKEVRAVTSLGLKEAKDLVDSAPKPVKDGVPKQEAEEIKKKLTAAGATVELK; translated from the coding sequence ATGGCAGAAGGAAAAACAGAGGTTAAGGTAGAAGGCAAGATAGGGGACCTGATAAAGTCCATTGAGACGATGTCTGTCCTTGAACTTTCGGAATTTGTAAAGGCGCTTGAAGAGAAATTCGGCGTGTCCGCGGCAATGCCCATGATGGCTGCCGGCGCCGCGCCTCAGGCAGGCGCGGCCGGAGCGGAAGCCGCCGAGGAGAAGACAAGCTTTACGGTCGTGATCACGTCCGCGGGCGCCAATAAGATCGCCGTTATCAAAGAAGTCAGGGCGGTCACCAGCCTGGGCCTGAAAGAGGCAAAGGACCTGGTAGATTCAGCGCCGAAGCCGGTTAAGGACGGCGTGCCTAAGCAGGAAGCGGAAGAGATAAAGAAGAAATTGACCGCGGCAGGAGCAACGGTAGAACTTAAGTAA
- a CDS encoding valine--tRNA ligase: MNEIPTRYDPKDVEEKWYRFWEEKGCFAARRDPDKKPFSIVIPPPNVTGILHMGHALNNTIQDILIRYHRMRGEESLWMPGTDHAGIATQNVVEKKIAKEGRRRQELGRDKFLEEVWRWREEYGSTIIRQLKRLGCSCDWERTRFTMDEAYSGAVTKAFISLYEKGLIYRGQYIINWCPRCSTALSDEEAPHHDMDGLLYYIKYPLNDSKEFVVVATTRPETMLGDTAVAVNPKDKRYKQYIGKGLILPLVEREIKVIADKAVDIKFGTGAVKVTPAHDPNDYEIGARHKLEFINVMRPDGKMNEAAGEYRDMDRFEAREAIIEDLRERKLLEKIEPHKHAVGHCYRCHTIVEPYLSRQWFVKMKPLAKPAIAAVKKGEIKFYPKRWTKVYLNWMENIRDWCISRQIWWGHRIPVYYCKNCQGMRKSEIRNPKSETNPKSKTKNPKQNDGIIVSKIKPDKCPVCGGADIYQDEDVLDTWFSSWLWPFATFDNEEDLKYFYPTSVLVTASEIIFFWVARMIMSGYEFMGEKPFSDVYIHGTVRDSTGKKMSKSLGNIIDPLEIIDAFGADALRFSLISLTSMGQDVFLSKDKFESGRNFANKIWNASRFVMMNIDKSVVDTDLCQVYKKEALHPPEKWILSRLYSNLKSCHKALDSYRFNEAANIIYEFFWHEFCDWYLEMAKLTISERNTQIVMYKVLEKSLRMMHPFMPFITEEIWHILHQKAGPIIAQSMPHIQKDLIDHGIEADFKLLFSLITSIRNIRSEMNIDAEQRLSAVAVSEDRGIRSLLSDSAKYISGLARLQSFEIKDSFKPAGAAISDIVGKARIYVLLAGSIDAAKERQRLSSRLSSVEAEIKNKQGRLKNKEFLKKAPKEVIEKEKARLEDLLDTRKKISKILKELSI; encoded by the coding sequence ATGAATGAAATTCCCACCCGTTACGACCCCAAAGACGTAGAAGAAAAGTGGTACAGGTTTTGGGAAGAGAAGGGATGTTTCGCGGCAAGGCGCGATCCCGATAAGAAGCCCTTCAGCATAGTCATACCACCTCCCAACGTTACCGGCATCCTGCATATGGGCCACGCCCTCAATAATACGATCCAGGATATCCTGATCAGGTATCACAGAATGCGCGGCGAGGAGTCGCTTTGGATGCCCGGGACAGACCACGCGGGCATTGCCACGCAGAATGTCGTGGAGAAGAAGATCGCGAAAGAAGGAAGGCGGCGCCAGGAATTAGGCAGGGATAAATTCCTGGAAGAGGTATGGAGGTGGCGCGAAGAATACGGCTCGACAATAATACGTCAGTTAAAGCGGCTGGGCTGTTCCTGTGACTGGGAGCGCACGCGCTTTACGATGGATGAGGCATACAGCGGCGCCGTTACCAAGGCGTTCATCTCGCTTTACGAAAAGGGGCTCATATACAGGGGGCAATATATAATCAACTGGTGCCCCCGCTGTTCAACCGCCCTTTCCGACGAGGAGGCGCCTCACCATGATATGGACGGGCTGCTGTATTACATAAAATACCCGCTTAATGATTCCAAAGAGTTTGTGGTTGTGGCCACAACGCGGCCCGAGACAATGCTGGGGGATACGGCTGTAGCAGTAAATCCCAAAGATAAAAGATACAAGCAATATATAGGTAAGGGCCTGATCTTGCCGCTTGTGGAGAGGGAAATAAAGGTGATCGCGGACAAGGCGGTGGATATCAAATTCGGCACAGGCGCGGTCAAGGTGACGCCTGCCCACGACCCTAATGACTATGAGATCGGCGCGCGGCATAAACTTGAGTTTATAAATGTTATGCGTCCCGACGGAAAGATGAACGAAGCGGCAGGCGAATACCGCGATATGGACAGGTTTGAGGCGAGGGAGGCGATCATAGAGGATCTGCGGGAGCGCAAACTCCTGGAAAAGATAGAGCCGCATAAGCACGCCGTAGGCCATTGTTACCGCTGCCACACCATAGTTGAGCCCTATTTATCGCGGCAGTGGTTTGTGAAGATGAAGCCGCTGGCAAAACCGGCGATCGCGGCCGTTAAAAAAGGCGAGATCAAATTCTACCCCAAAAGATGGACTAAGGTCTACCTTAATTGGATGGAGAATATCCGTGACTGGTGCATATCGCGCCAGATCTGGTGGGGGCACCGCATCCCCGTATATTATTGTAAAAACTGTCAGGGGATGCGGAAATCCGAAATCCGAAATCCGAAATCCGAAACAAATCCAAAATCCAAAACTAAAAATCCCAAACAAAATGACGGCATAATTGTTTCTAAGATTAAACCTGATAAATGCCCTGTCTGCGGTGGAGCGGATATTTATCAGGATGAAGATGTTCTTGATACCTGGTTTTCTTCCTGGCTCTGGCCGTTTGCCACTTTTGACAACGAAGAGGACTTAAAGTATTTTTATCCCACATCTGTCCTGGTTACGGCATCGGAGATAATCTTCTTCTGGGTGGCGCGTATGATCATGTCCGGATATGAATTTATGGGAGAGAAGCCCTTCAGTGACGTCTACATACACGGGACAGTCCGGGACTCAACCGGCAAGAAGATGTCAAAATCGCTGGGCAACATAATAGACCCTCTGGAGATCATAGACGCTTTCGGCGCGGACGCGCTCAGGTTCAGCCTGATCTCACTCACCTCTATGGGCCAGGACGTATTTTTATCAAAAGACAAATTTGAGTCCGGAAGGAACTTTGCCAATAAGATATGGAACGCCTCGCGCTTTGTGATGATGAATATAGACAAGAGCGTGGTAGATACGGATCTATGCCAGGTTTACAAGAAGGAGGCATTACACCCGCCGGAAAAATGGATCTTGAGCCGGCTGTATTCTAATCTCAAGTCATGTCATAAGGCGCTGGATTCATACAGGTTCAATGAAGCAGCCAATATCATTTACGAATTCTTCTGGCATGAGTTCTGCGACTGGTATCTGGAGATGGCCAAGCTGACTATAAGCGAAAGAAACACGCAGATCGTGATGTATAAGGTGCTGGAGAAGTCGCTGCGTATGATGCATCCATTTATGCCTTTCATAACTGAAGAGATATGGCATATCCTGCACCAGAAAGCAGGGCCGATAATTGCTCAGAGTATGCCCCATATACAGAAAGACCTTATCGATCACGGCATTGAGGCGGACTTTAAACTGTTATTTTCATTAATAACTTCTATAAGGAATATAAGGTCGGAGATGAATATAGATGCTGAGCAGCGGCTTTCTGCCGTGGCAGTGTCGGAAGACAGGGGTATAAGGTCTCTTTTGAGTGATTCGGCTAAATATATATCCGGGCTGGCGAGATTGCAGTCATTTGAGATCAAAGACAGCTTTAAGCCGGCAGGGGCGGCGATCAGCGACATAGTCGGCAAGGCGCGTATTTATGTCCTGTTGGCGGGCTCAATAGACGCGGCTAAGGAACGCCAGCGGCTCTCCTCGCGGCTTTCCTCGGTTGAGGCAGAGATAAAAAATAAGCAGGGCCGCCTCAAGAATAAGGAATTCCTCAAGAAGGCGCCGAAAGAGGTCATTGAGAAAGAAAAGGCCCGTCTTGAGGATCTGCTTGATACGCGGAAGAAGATCAGCAAGATCTTAAAGGAATTGTCTATATGA
- the nadC gene encoding carboxylating nicotinate-nucleotide diphosphorylase — MKISRAVAGIVRQALKEDGARSDVTSRLSIPYNIKVRAVIKANQAGIVCGLDLAGLAFRMLDRAVVFKKRRKDGMPVKKGDIIAEISGRARNILSAERVALNFISRLSGIASQAGRFVRQARPFKTRILDTRKTSPNLRVLEKYAVRTGGGRNHRFNLSDMVLLKENHIRALGDKRGLRDLVGRIRKRVPPGMKIEVEAQSLPEFRAALDSGCDIIMLDNMGFSELKKAVALAKNKRVLLEVSGGIGLGKVRKAASLGVDFISSSKLTCGVEHLDVSLDII; from the coding sequence ATGAAGATTTCAAGGGCGGTTGCCGGGATAGTCAGGCAGGCGCTTAAAGAGGATGGCGCGCGGTCAGATGTTACCTCCCGCCTTAGCATACCCTATAATATAAAGGTAAGGGCGGTGATCAAGGCCAATCAGGCAGGCATAGTGTGCGGCCTTGACCTGGCAGGGCTGGCCTTTCGTATGCTGGACAGGGCTGTAGTGTTTAAAAAGAGGCGCAAGGACGGTATGCCTGTGAAAAAGGGCGATATCATCGCGGAGATATCAGGCAGGGCGCGGAATATATTGTCCGCGGAACGGGTCGCCCTGAATTTCATCTCCCGTCTTTCAGGCATTGCCTCGCAAGCCGGCCGGTTCGTGCGCCAGGCCAGGCCGTTTAAGACCAGGATACTTGATACGAGAAAGACCTCTCCTAACTTGAGGGTGCTGGAGAAGTATGCCGTGCGTACCGGCGGCGGCAGGAACCACAGGTTCAATCTGTCGGATATGGTCCTGCTTAAAGAGAATCATATCAGGGCATTAGGCGATAAGCGCGGTTTGAGGGATCTGGTCGGGAGGATCAGGAAGAGAGTCCCGCCCGGGATGAAGATAGAGGTTGAGGCGCAGAGTTTACCTGAATTCAGGGCCGCGCTTGATTCCGGCTGCGATATTATAATGCTGGATAATATGGGATTCAGCGAACTCAAGAAGGCGGTCGCCCTGGCAAAGAATAAAAGGGTGCTGCTTGAGGTGTCAGGCGGCATCGGCTTAGGCAAGGTCAGGAAGGCCGCGTCCTTAGGCGTGGATTTTATATCCAGCAGCAAACTTACCTGCGGCGTAGAGCACCTTGACGTTTCCCTGGACATTATTTAA
- the secE gene encoding preprotein translocase subunit SecE — protein sequence MIAKTKKFIIEVKQELSKVSWSSRRELMGATAVVITSTFMLAFYIGIIDLLLSKFLSLVIR from the coding sequence ATGATAGCTAAAACAAAGAAATTTATTATTGAAGTAAAACAGGAACTGTCAAAGGTGTCCTGGTCAAGCAGGCGGGAATTAATGGGCGCCACAGCCGTAGTCATAACCAGCACGTTTATGCTGGCATTTTATATAGGAATAATAGATCTGCTCCTTTCCAAATTCTTAAGCCTGGTGATCAGATGA
- the rplA gene encoding 50S ribosomal protein L1 → MQKRSKRYKESEKAVDREKGYKLNEAVALIKSMPPLKFDGSVDLSFYLNVDPKKPEQMVRGTVILPHGTGKKVRVAVFAKGEAEKQAKEAGADIVGAEDLIEKVAAGKVEFDCAIATPEMMKELSKLGKILGPRGLMPSPKTGTVTNDVTKAISELKKGKVEYRVDKQSGIHLSVGKISFDENKLYDNAFKVIDAIVSSKPATVKGTFIKSAFISASMNPGLRLTL, encoded by the coding sequence ATGCAAAAACGCAGCAAGAGATATAAAGAGTCCGAAAAGGCCGTTGACAGAGAAAAGGGCTATAAGCTTAATGAGGCGGTCGCCCTGATCAAGTCAATGCCTCCGCTTAAGTTCGACGGTTCGGTAGACCTGAGTTTCTATCTTAACGTTGACCCGAAGAAACCGGAACAGATGGTCAGGGGCACGGTCATACTGCCTCACGGCACAGGCAAGAAAGTGCGGGTCGCCGTTTTCGCTAAGGGCGAGGCGGAGAAACAGGCGAAAGAGGCGGGCGCGGATATCGTGGGAGCGGAAGACCTGATCGAAAAGGTTGCCGCGGGAAAAGTTGAATTTGACTGCGCCATAGCCACCCCGGAGATGATGAAAGAATTAAGTAAGCTGGGCAAGATATTAGGGCCGCGCGGGCTTATGCCCAGCCCCAAGACAGGCACAGTTACCAACGATGTAACTAAGGCCATTTCAGAGTTGAAAAAAGGCAAGGTGGAATACCGGGTGGATAAACAGTCCGGTATACATCTGAGCGTGGGTAAGATATCTTTTGACGAGAATAAGCTATATGATAACGCTTTCAAGGTGATAGACGCGATAGTTTCTTCCAAGCCGGCTACAGTAAAGGGCACGTTTATAAAGAGCGCTTTTATATCGGCATCGATGAACCCGGGATTAAGGCTTACGCTATAG
- a CDS encoding type III pantothenate kinase: protein MLLTIDIGNTNINIGIFAGGKLKRRMRFAASGSGASYSRAIKRGFRSVVPEAIVICSVVPATTIIVSRALRRLFPGARIFIAGRDIRVPIKNLYKNPAQVGQDRLVGAYAASEIYGAPVIIVDFGTAVTIDAVSKSGSYLGGAIAPGIEISLSALHKMTALLPEVKPSKPKALIGRDTKESILSGVIFGLSGMTDTLIKKIKQRSGSACRVIGTGGGIGLVSPHTSVIDIVDKDLVLKGLRLIYCKNHKKTLTKPL, encoded by the coding sequence TTGCTACTGACGATAGACATAGGCAACACTAATATTAATATAGGTATATTTGCCGGTGGTAAGCTGAAGAGGCGGATGCGCTTTGCCGCTTCCGGCAGCGGCGCGTCGTATTCCCGCGCCATAAAGCGGGGGTTTAGAAGCGTTGTTCCGGAGGCCATAGTTATTTGTAGCGTAGTGCCCGCGACTACCATAATTGTCAGCCGGGCGTTGAGGCGTTTATTTCCCGGCGCGAGGATCTTTATCGCAGGCAGGGATATACGCGTGCCTATTAAGAACTTATACAAAAACCCGGCGCAGGTCGGCCAGGACCGCCTCGTAGGGGCTTACGCGGCGTCAGAGATCTACGGCGCGCCGGTTATCATCGTTGACTTCGGCACGGCAGTTACTATTGATGCCGTATCTAAAAGCGGCTCATACCTGGGAGGCGCGATCGCGCCGGGCATAGAGATATCGCTTTCCGCCCTGCACAAGATGACCGCGCTTCTGCCTGAGGTCAAGCCGTCAAAGCCGAAGGCGCTTATAGGCAGAGATACGAAAGAAAGCATATTAAGCGGAGTGATCTTCGGCCTTTCCGGAATGACGGATACTCTTATAAAGAAAATAAAGCAAAGATCAGGCTCTGCCTGCAGGGTCATAGGCACAGGAGGCGGAATAGGCCTGGTTTCTCCACATACTTCAGTTATAGATATCGTAGATAAGGATCTAGTCCTCAAGGGCCTCAGGTTGATTTATTGCAAAAATCACAAAAAAACCTTGACAAAACCCCTTTAA
- the nusG gene encoding transcription termination/antitermination protein NusG, producing MKKWYVVHTQTGTEDKVKASLEGRIAGAGMSELVSQILIPTEKVSEIRSGKRRISERKFFPGYILVEMELNDDTYFLFKTTPGVTGFIGLGKKPSALPEAEVEGILKRSQDTQVKPSPKIVFEKGEQVRVTDGPFVNFNGTIDEVHPDKGKLKVNVMIFGRATPVELEYWQVEKI from the coding sequence ATGAAGAAATGGTATGTTGTGCATACGCAGACGGGCACGGAAGATAAGGTCAAGGCGAGCCTGGAGGGCAGGATAGCCGGCGCGGGGATGTCTGAACTTGTGAGCCAGATACTTATACCTACTGAGAAGGTCTCCGAGATAAGAAGCGGAAAGCGCAGGATATCAGAGCGTAAATTTTTTCCCGGTTACATACTTGTTGAGATGGAACTCAACGACGATACGTATTTTTTGTTCAAGACGACCCCGGGAGTCACCGGCTTTATCGGCCTGGGCAAGAAACCCTCGGCCCTGCCCGAGGCAGAGGTAGAGGGTATCCTGAAGCGCTCGCAGGACACGCAGGTAAAACCGAGCCCCAAGATCGTTTTTGAGAAAGGCGAGCAGGTCAGGGTGACAGACGGGCCGTTCGTGAATTTCAACGGAACGATAGACGAGGTCCACCCCGATAAGGGCAAGCTCAAGGTCAACGTGATGATATTCGGCAGGGCAACCCCTGTTGAATTGGAATACTGGCAGGTAGAGAAGATATAA
- the rplK gene encoding 50S ribosomal protein L11, producing the protein MAKKIKTQIKLHVPAGAANPAPPVGPALGQHGVNIMQFCKTFNEQTKGREGLILPVVISVYEDKSFTFIIKSPPSSILLKKAANLAKASGQAGKEKIGTVTMKQVEEIAKQKVVDLNTSDIEEAKKIIMGTARSMGISVEG; encoded by the coding sequence ATGGCAAAGAAGATAAAGACACAGATCAAATTACACGTCCCCGCGGGAGCGGCTAACCCCGCTCCGCCTGTTGGGCCGGCGCTGGGCCAGCACGGCGTCAACATAATGCAGTTCTGCAAGACATTTAACGAACAGACCAAAGGCAGGGAGGGGCTTATCCTGCCGGTGGTCATAAGCGTTTACGAAGATAAATCATTTACCTTTATAATAAAGAGCCCTCCCTCTTCCATACTTCTTAAGAAAGCGGCGAATCTTGCCAAGGCGTCGGGCCAGGCAGGCAAGGAGAAGATAGGCACCGTGACGATGAAGCAGGTGGAGGAGATAGCGAAACAAAAGGTCGTGGACCTGAATACCTCGGATATTGAAGAGGCGAAGAAGATCATCATGGGCACGGCGCGCAGTATGGGCATATCCGTAGAAGGTTAG
- the rpmG gene encoding 50S ribosomal protein L33 yields the protein MREIITLECGDCRRKNYTTTKNKKLHADRLQLNKFCRSCRRYTAHKEIK from the coding sequence ATGCGCGAGATAATTACCTTGGAATGCGGCGATTGCCGACGGAAGAACTACACAACCACCAAGAATAAGAAATTGCACGCGGATAGATTGCAGTTGAATAAGTTCTGCAGGTCTTGCCGGAGATACACGGCGCATAAAGAAATAAAATAG
- the rplJ gene encoding 50S ribosomal protein L10 yields the protein MKKIGTLYRESSERELKDRMGKASSMFIIGYSGIKSNDLNALRNKLRLAGAELFVPKNSLVSRVLKDRKLSGLTKFVQGPCGFVFSLTDPTGVSKVLKQFSKDNDKLLLHGGVMEEAVLESKDISALASLPPREVLYVMLVTGLKSPITSSVRALKQMMTKMVVALNRIKENKGK from the coding sequence ATGAAAAAAATAGGGACATTATACAGAGAGTCCAGCGAGAGGGAATTAAAGGACAGGATGGGCAAGGCCTCCAGTATGTTCATTATCGGCTACTCCGGCATCAAGAGCAACGACCTGAACGCGTTAAGGAACAAATTAAGGCTGGCCGGGGCCGAGCTTTTTGTCCCGAAGAATTCCCTGGTTTCAAGAGTGCTAAAAGACAGGAAATTATCCGGGCTTACTAAATTTGTGCAGGGGCCGTGCGGGTTCGTCTTCAGCCTGACAGACCCTACAGGCGTCTCAAAGGTGTTAAAACAATTTTCCAAAGATAACGATAAACTGCTTCTCCACGGAGGCGTTATGGAGGAGGCGGTGCTGGAGAGCAAAGATATAAGCGCGCTGGCAAGCCTGCCCCCGAGAGAAGTTTTATACGTAATGCTCGTTACCGGCTTGAAGAGCCCGATCACGTCTTCTGTGCGCGCGTTGAAGCAGATGATGACCAAAATGGTAGTTGCCTTGAACCGCATAAAAGAAAATAAAGGAAAATAG